The following coding sequences lie in one Flavobacterium sediminis genomic window:
- a CDS encoding NifU family protein — translation MNKLTIKNTNNPSIVKFEFDDFIVRNQSFEFKNIDETKNSPLAQKLFYLPFVKTVFISGNFIAIERFSIVEWEDVQDAVAKEIEDFIEQGGKIIEIDETTKKIPVTVYGETTPNPAVMKFVANKLLTKTMVECKSIDETKAAPLAKELFNFPFVKEIFIDENYISITKYEIADWDELTLEVRTFIKEYLENGKAAVDETLITATANHEKQQESYFENLDATSQQIINILEEYVKPAVQGDGGNIMFESYNENNKQVNVILQGACSGCPSSTFTLKNGIENMLRQMLNDNELVVIANNA, via the coding sequence ATGAATAAATTAACGATAAAAAACACAAATAACCCCTCAATTGTTAAATTTGAATTTGACGATTTCATTGTTCGTAATCAAAGTTTTGAGTTTAAGAACATTGACGAAACAAAGAACTCTCCTTTAGCTCAAAAACTTTTTTATCTACCTTTTGTTAAAACGGTATTTATTTCAGGAAATTTTATAGCTATCGAACGTTTCTCAATTGTTGAATGGGAAGATGTACAGGATGCTGTAGCAAAGGAAATAGAAGATTTTATTGAGCAAGGCGGAAAAATTATTGAAATAGACGAAACGACAAAAAAAATACCGGTTACAGTTTATGGTGAAACCACTCCTAATCCAGCTGTAATGAAATTTGTCGCTAACAAATTGCTCACCAAAACCATGGTGGAATGCAAAAGCATCGACGAAACGAAAGCTGCTCCATTGGCCAAAGAATTATTCAATTTTCCGTTTGTCAAAGAGATCTTTATCGACGAAAACTACATTTCTATTACAAAATATGAAATTGCCGACTGGGACGAATTGACTTTAGAAGTCAGAACGTTTATCAAAGAGTATTTGGAAAACGGTAAAGCTGCTGTAGATGAAACTTTAATCACTGCAACGGCAAATCATGAAAAGCAACAGGAATCTTATTTTGAAAATTTAGATGCTACTTCTCAGCAAATCATCAATATTTTAGAGGAATACGTTAAACCGGCTGTTCAAGGCGATGGCGGAAATATTATGTTTGAATCTTACAATGAAAACAACAAACAAGTTAACGTTATACTTCAAGGGGCTTGTAGCGGATGTCCTTCTTCCACTTTTACTCTTAAAAACGGAATTGAAAATATGTTAAGGCAAATGCTTAATGATAATGAATTAGTTGTTATCGCTAACAATGCTTAA
- a CDS encoding choice-of-anchor L domain-containing protein, with protein MKKKYFFFIFLLCLLSSSVGFGQADLTITVTDGQAQYYPGQLLNYTITVQNLGTNDAANVVVQNAIPSGAISFNWTSSLGASGNNIAINDAIGTLTSGQTVTYNLSVEVASSATGDFSNEASVTSDTTDPDMTNNTSTDTDLQMNTADVVVNCSDNQMYYTGGESLIYNVTVTNYGPGVATNVVVSNPIPAGITYFSWTGSNGSYGINAPLNNTIASLAVGQTITYVITLEVPFSVSGDFTNQASATSSTFDPDMANNTSQDTDINSNSFVGNVAVSIVDNTSTYDQGGQITYTVTVVNYGPQISSNIDVLVPMPTGITSFSWTGNGNSGVNADLDDVITSLSPNETVVYTVVVDVPSGFTGDLVLDASANSTVMFDSETANNSAQDVNVQGNVADIVVTNTDNNTVYVPGTTNTYTITVTNNGPDDAVNVQIENLIPAGITGFSWTGTNGSTGADVDLVDTIPYLQVGQSVVYTVVLDVPVTFTGDLVSLVTMNSDSFDPDTTCVSCEDTDTMVTSGSDIVITNTNNQTEYTPGTTVVYTVTVTNNGPDATTNVNVFNGIPTGITNFSWTGSNGSSGTNTDLDDVIAALASGSTVTYTITLDIPVSYTGDLTSETTILSMDTVDPNPGCTDCIDTDAPVNTTGADLEVQLTDNATTYTPGTYITYTLTITNNGPEDAVDVNVLGGLPLNVTDIIWVDQNSVTGIGALNETIPLLANGATFTYQITIFVPSDYESNGNLINSVSVSSSTTDPDPDCTGCVDADMPNSLADIVTIKTNNQSNYTVGEDVSYVISITNYGPSDAYNVNVTDNQPSNTQMFWVNSLGGTGTGNINYLIPYLGVNEMVTFNVTLSVPENYNQNTNLTNTVSVTSQTTDPNPGCSACTDTDTPAPKTISVQQANNSNTATTYTVEELVNDVLIHSACAQVYNITSSPICGIGYFDSNNADFDFASGVILRNGNVIASQGAYTGTTMSSTCSGTGDGDLQTISDNNGNTGSINDVTYIQFDFTPLTDNFSFNFIFASNEYGQYQCGFSDVFAFILTDLTTGVSTNLAVIPGTNIPVSVTNIRDTAYNGSCPSSNSQYFDTYNVGIQIQS; from the coding sequence ATGAAAAAAAAATACTTTTTCTTTATCTTTTTATTATGCTTACTGAGTTCGTCGGTCGGATTTGGTCAGGCTGATTTGACTATTACAGTCACGGACGGCCAGGCTCAATATTATCCCGGCCAATTGTTGAATTACACGATTACGGTTCAAAATTTGGGTACAAATGATGCTGCAAATGTTGTTGTTCAAAATGCGATACCTTCAGGAGCGATAAGTTTTAACTGGACGAGCAGTTTAGGAGCTTCAGGTAACAATATTGCAATCAATGATGCGATAGGTACTTTGACTTCAGGTCAAACAGTAACTTATAATTTATCTGTTGAAGTGGCTTCTTCAGCTACAGGAGATTTTAGTAATGAAGCTTCTGTTACTAGCGATACAACTGATCCAGATATGACAAATAATACAAGTACAGATACTGATCTACAGATGAATACTGCTGATGTGGTCGTGAATTGCTCTGATAATCAGATGTATTATACCGGAGGAGAGTCATTGATATATAATGTGACAGTAACTAATTATGGGCCTGGAGTAGCAACAAATGTTGTCGTTTCTAATCCTATTCCGGCTGGGATAACTTATTTTAGTTGGACAGGAAGTAACGGTTCGTATGGAATAAATGCTCCTTTGAATAACACAATTGCTTCTCTTGCGGTAGGGCAAACAATTACTTATGTAATCACGCTTGAAGTACCTTTTAGTGTGTCGGGTGATTTTACAAATCAGGCTTCGGCTACTAGTTCAACTTTCGACCCTGATATGGCAAATAATACAAGTCAGGATACAGATATTAACAGTAATTCTTTTGTTGGGAATGTAGCGGTTAGTATAGTAGATAATACATCAACTTATGATCAGGGAGGGCAAATAACGTATACTGTTACAGTTGTGAATTATGGTCCACAGATATCTTCAAACATAGATGTTTTGGTGCCAATGCCAACAGGGATAACATCTTTTTCATGGACAGGAAACGGAAATAGTGGTGTAAATGCAGATTTGGATGATGTAATAACCAGTCTTAGTCCTAATGAGACAGTTGTATATACTGTTGTTGTGGATGTGCCGTCAGGTTTTACAGGAGATTTGGTGTTGGATGCAAGTGCAAACAGTACTGTTATGTTTGATTCTGAAACGGCAAACAATTCTGCTCAGGATGTTAATGTGCAAGGAAATGTAGCAGATATTGTTGTTACAAATACAGATAATAATACGGTATATGTTCCGGGTACTACAAATACATACACTATTACAGTAACTAATAATGGTCCTGATGACGCAGTTAATGTGCAAATAGAAAATTTAATCCCGGCCGGAATTACTGGCTTTTCTTGGACTGGAACTAATGGTAGTACAGGAGCAGATGTGGATTTAGTAGATACAATACCTTATTTGCAAGTAGGGCAGTCAGTTGTTTATACTGTAGTATTGGATGTTCCTGTAACTTTTACAGGGGATTTAGTGAGTTTAGTAACTATGAATAGTGATTCTTTTGATCCTGATACTACTTGTGTGAGTTGTGAAGACACTGATACAATGGTTACTTCGGGTAGTGATATTGTAATTACCAATACAAATAATCAAACGGAATATACGCCGGGAACTACCGTTGTTTATACTGTAACAGTAACTAATAATGGTCCTGATGCCACAACTAATGTAAATGTATTTAATGGTATACCAACCGGTATTACTAATTTTTCGTGGACTGGAAGTAATGGTTCTTCCGGAACTAATACGGATTTAGATGATGTCATTGCAGCATTGGCATCAGGTTCTACAGTTACCTATACAATTACTTTAGACATTCCTGTATCTTATACCGGAGATTTAACGAGTGAAACGACGATCTTGTCTATGGATACAGTAGATCCTAATCCGGGGTGTACAGATTGTATAGATACAGATGCGCCTGTGAATACAACAGGAGCAGATCTAGAGGTTCAATTGACAGATAATGCGACTACATATACGCCGGGTACTTACATAACATATACCCTAACAATAACGAATAATGGACCGGAAGATGCTGTAGATGTTAATGTTTTAGGAGGGCTGCCTTTGAATGTGACAGATATAATTTGGGTTGACCAAAATAGTGTAACAGGAATAGGAGCTTTAAATGAAACCATTCCATTGTTAGCAAATGGAGCAACTTTTACATATCAAATAACAATTTTTGTTCCGAGTGATTATGAAAGTAACGGAAACTTAATCAATAGTGTGTCCGTTTCTTCTTCAACAACTGATCCTGATCCGGATTGTACGGGTTGTGTAGATGCTGATATGCCAAATTCTTTAGCAGATATTGTTACCATAAAAACAAATAATCAATCCAATTATACAGTCGGAGAAGATGTGTCATACGTTATAAGTATAACCAATTACGGACCAAGTGATGCTTACAATGTAAATGTTACAGATAATCAACCTTCAAACACTCAGATGTTTTGGGTAAACAGTTTAGGAGGTACAGGAACAGGAAATATAAATTACCTCATTCCTTATTTAGGAGTTAATGAAATGGTGACATTTAATGTAACCTTATCGGTGCCGGAGAATTATAATCAAAATACAAACTTAACAAATACAGTTTCAGTAACAAGTCAAACAACCGATCCTAATCCTGGATGTTCTGCTTGTACGGATACGGATACACCGGCTCCGAAAACTATTTCTGTTCAGCAAGCAAATAATTCGAATACAGCTACAACTTATACTGTTGAGGAGCTGGTTAATGATGTGTTAATTCATTCAGCATGTGCTCAGGTTTATAATATCACAAGTTCTCCTATATGTGGGATAGGCTATTTCGATAGTAACAATGCTGATTTTGATTTTGCTTCCGGAGTTATTTTAAGAAATGGAAATGTTATAGCTTCACAAGGAGCCTATACTGGAACTACTATGTCTTCTACTTGTTCAGGAACTGGAGATGGTGATTTGCAAACGATTAGTGATAATAATGGTAATACTGGTTCAATAAATGATGTTACTTATATTCAATTTGATTTTACACCCTTAACAGATAATTTCTCTTTTAATTTTATTTTTGCATCTAATGAATACGGTCAGTATCAGTGTGGTTTTTCTGATGTTTTTGCTTTTATATTAACGGATTTAACCACTGGGGTTTCAACAAATTTAGCGGTAATCCCCGGAACAAATATACCGGTATCGGTTACAAATATAAGAGATACTGCTTATAATGGTTCTTGTCCTTCGTCAAATTCCCAATATTTTGATACGTATAATGTGGGAATCCAAATTCAATCATGA
- a CDS encoding choice-of-anchor L domain-containing protein translates to MRGYTIPMTASATVVPNNNYRIKLAIGDYNDNLFDSAVFLEAGSFNVGLADLYYYAGLDTTTEDMTVETGYAACSGTVREINTGLDPNYYNFVWYQDGAIITSETGPSIMVSEPGQYCVEASNVSGASCIQSDCILVEFLEGPEVNPTPGNYVVCDDGTGTYTYNFLDHLSEIIGTPNYMDYYFSTYFYLSQQDAIDDIQIPATYTTNVSPLTVYVKVEDFNFSCPSYTSFVAEVQNCAVITPTQPSDLYLCDLDGDGVESFDLTQQDATVLGSYTPASDYTITYHTTQAGADDGTIDLATPFNAYLNTSNPQTIYVRLEENATGDYGTTTFELNVLGVPSIVITDPSAVCSPNTVDITDPSVTAGSSNTGTFDYWEDAAATIAVSDPTAIDVSGTYYISTTVGSCSDIQPVEVTINPTPSLVITDPASVCSPTTIDITDPAVTAGSTLGGTLSYWEDAAGTIAVSDPTAIDVSGTYYIMSSLGSCSDIQPVVVTINATPSLVITDPASVCSPNTVDITDPAVTSGSTNLGTFSYWEDAAATVAVSDPTAIDISGTYYIMNAQGSCSDIQPVEVTINPTPSLVITDPASVCSPTTIDITDPAVTAGSTLGGTLSYWEDAAGTIAVSDPTAIDVSGTYYIMSSLGSCSDIQPVVVTINATPSLVITDPASVCSPNTVDITDPAVTSGSTNLGLSVIGKMQQQR, encoded by the coding sequence ATGAGAGGGTACACGATTCCGATGACAGCTTCAGCGACGGTTGTGCCGAATAACAACTATAGGATTAAATTAGCAATTGGTGATTATAATGATAACCTATTCGATTCTGCAGTGTTCTTGGAAGCCGGTAGTTTTAATGTAGGACTTGCAGATTTGTATTATTATGCTGGACTCGATACAACTACGGAAGATATGACTGTAGAGACTGGTTATGCTGCATGTTCGGGTACAGTTAGGGAAATTAATACAGGTTTAGATCCTAATTATTATAATTTTGTTTGGTATCAAGATGGTGCGATTATAACTTCTGAAACCGGGCCGAGTATTATGGTAAGTGAGCCGGGGCAATACTGTGTTGAAGCGAGTAATGTTTCCGGTGCCTCTTGTATACAAAGTGACTGTATTTTAGTAGAGTTTTTAGAAGGACCTGAAGTTAATCCTACTCCTGGGAATTATGTTGTTTGTGATGATGGTACAGGAACCTATACCTATAATTTTTTAGATCATTTAAGTGAAATTATAGGTACTCCTAATTATATGGATTATTATTTCAGTACATACTTCTATTTGTCTCAACAAGATGCAATAGACGATATTCAAATACCAGCAACTTATACTACTAATGTAAGCCCTTTAACGGTTTATGTTAAAGTTGAAGATTTTAACTTTTCATGTCCTTCATATACTAGTTTTGTTGCAGAGGTGCAAAATTGCGCCGTAATAACCCCAACACAGCCTTCTGATTTATATTTATGTGATTTAGACGGAGACGGAGTAGAGTCATTTGATTTAACGCAGCAAGATGCTACAGTATTAGGGTCGTATACACCTGCATCTGATTATACGATAACGTACCATACGACGCAGGCCGGAGCCGATGACGGAACTATAGATTTAGCGACACCTTTCAATGCCTATCTCAATACGAGTAATCCCCAGACGATTTACGTTCGATTAGAGGAAAATGCTACAGGAGATTACGGTACGACGACTTTTGAGTTAAATGTTTTGGGAGTTCCGTCTATAGTGATCACAGATCCTTCAGCGGTATGTTCGCCTAATACAGTAGACATAACAGATCCTTCCGTTACGGCCGGCAGTAGCAATACAGGGACATTTGATTATTGGGAAGATGCAGCAGCAACGATAGCAGTATCCGATCCGACAGCAATAGATGTCAGTGGTACTTATTATATAAGCACAACAGTAGGTAGTTGTAGCGATATCCAGCCTGTAGAGGTAACGATCAATCCAACGCCAAGTTTAGTGATTACGGATCCTGCATCGGTATGTTCACCTACTACGATAGATATAACAGACCCTGCTGTAACAGCAGGTAGTACCTTAGGCGGGACGTTGAGTTACTGGGAAGATGCAGCCGGAACGATAGCGGTATCCGATCCTACAGCGATAGATGTCAGCGGCACGTATTACATTATGAGTAGTTTAGGTAGTTGTAGTGATATTCAGCCTGTAGTAGTGACGATCAATGCGACGCCAAGTTTAGTGATCACAGATCCTGCATCGGTATGTTCACCTAATACAGTAGACATAACGGATCCTGCTGTAACCAGCGGTAGTACAAACTTAGGGACTTTCAGTTATTGGGAAGATGCAGCAGCAACGGTAGCAGTATCCGATCCGACAGCGATAGATATCAGTGGAACATATTATATTATGAATGCACAAGGTAGTTGTAGTGATATTCAGCCTGTAGAGGTAACGATCAATCCAACGCCAAGTTTAGTGATTACGGATCCTGCATCGGTATGTTCACCTACTACGATAGACATAACAGACCCTGCTGTAACAGCAGGTAGTACCTTAGGCGGGACGTTGAGTTACTGGGAAGATGCAGCCGGAACGATAGCGGTATCCGATCCTACAGCGATAGATGTCAGCGGCACGTATTACATTATGAGTAGTTTAGGTAGTTGTAGTGATATTCAGCCTGTAGTAGTGACGATCAATGCGACGCCAAGTTTAGTGATCACAGATCCTGCATCGGTATGTTCACCTAATACAGTAGACATAACGGATCCTGCTGTAACCAGCGGTAGTACAAACTTAGGGCTTTCAGTTATTGGGAAGATGCAGCAGCAACGGTAG
- a CDS encoding T9SS type B sorting domain-containing protein, with product MNAQGSCSDIQPVEVTINPTPSLVITDPASVCSPTTIDITDPAVTAGSTLGGTLSYWEDAAGTIAVSDPTAIDVSGTYYIMSSLGSCSDIQPVVVTINATPSLVITDPSAVCSPNTVDITDPAVTSGSTNLGTFSYWEDAAATVAVSDPTAIDISGTYYIMNAQGSCSDIQPVEVTINPTPSLVITDPASVCSPTTIDITDPAVTAGSTLGGTLSYWEDAAGTIVVSDPTAIDVSGTYYIMSSLGSCSDIQPVTVTINSVPGFVVNDPASVCTPSTVDITDPAVTSGSTTIGTLSYWEDAAATVAVSDPTAIDAGGTYYIMNSVNGCAAMEAVNVTINASPTFVSISNNSPICSGETATFYVEGTANAYVAYTIDGGSSTQVQLDTSGQGSISVNNATSDVVVNIISIDNGCTVVVGQNSTVTVNPLPSITSVTNDGPVCEGTSGSFTITGTPGSEVEYTLNGTPGSVTLSSSGTGSVPVANVTVDQNLELSMITNLSTTCSSTVGNSSTLSVLPLPTASISAQSSAVCLNGATFLDFSGTPNATIEFTDGASTYQVQLDASGSYTNWATPDLTVDTTYTLVSVTSLTTPACVQPLGDNVTITINPTPSISDLVYSDQICNGTSTDISFTLNNTTSYYWSATIVNIDNTTYVQGGDETVAINQVVNLQDLLEVGYITVQITPVLSGGSCSGIEEEFTIQVNPMPDPANIDINIASVSVCSGDVVEVNISGLPTGMDFNWVAQTSGLSTTGSTSGTTDSTISLPFTVNDPMQSGTVYFEITPVLGTCVGPVIVSDTITVNPIPGSILEPTVAPEICSGEIVYDDLDIYVGYPNITGVEVYWEVQDAVGVTGALPGNTNVLPAEIPDQLFTTSDSQGYVIYKVWTQLGSCMGEIKYITVYVNPLPEPVLEDSAICVEQVSGVVYQTTILNAGDFSGGNYQFEWFMDDGSGPVSVATLSNDSTLEVSEAASYYVVVTNLDTNCEGISNTVVVEETNPATNIVTTVTDAFTDSATVVVTVSGGNNGDYLYQLDEESLQSSNVFTGVSSGEHQITVVDTQGCTFLQDTVTVIDYPKYFTPNGDGIHDTWNIVGLNATDNTKIYIFDRYGKLIKQISPEGEGWDGTYNGHPLPSTDYWFSVEYLENQVVKEFKAHFSLKR from the coding sequence ATGAATGCGCAAGGTAGTTGTAGCGATATCCAGCCTGTAGAGGTAACGATCAATCCAACGCCAAGTTTAGTGATTACGGATCCTGCATCGGTATGTTCACCTACAACGATAGACATAACAGACCCTGCTGTAACAGCAGGTAGTACCTTAGGCGGGACGTTGAGTTACTGGGAAGATGCAGCCGGAACGATAGCGGTATCCGATCCTACAGCGATAGATGTCAGCGGCACGTATTACATTATGAGTAGTTTAGGTAGTTGTAGTGATATTCAGCCTGTAGTAGTGACGATCAATGCGACGCCAAGTTTAGTGATTACAGATCCTTCAGCGGTATGTTCGCCTAATACAGTAGACATAACGGATCCTGCTGTAACCAGCGGTAGTACAAACTTAGGGACTTTCAGTTATTGGGAAGATGCAGCAGCAACGGTAGCAGTATCCGATCCGACAGCGATAGATATCAGTGGAACATATTATATTATGAATGCGCAAGGTAGTTGTAGCGATATCCAGCCTGTAGAGGTAACGATCAATCCAACGCCAAGTTTAGTGATTACGGATCCTGCATCGGTATGTTCACCTACAACGATAGACATAACAGACCCTGCTGTAACAGCAGGTAGTACCTTAGGCGGGACGTTGAGTTACTGGGAAGATGCAGCCGGAACGATAGTGGTATCCGATCCTACAGCGATAGATGTCAGCGGCACGTATTACATTATGAGTAGTTTAGGTAGTTGTAGTGATATTCAGCCTGTAACAGTGACAATTAATTCAGTTCCTGGTTTTGTAGTGAATGATCCTGCATCGGTATGTACACCAAGTACAGTAGACATAACGGATCCTGCTGTAACTAGCGGCAGTACAACAATAGGGACATTGAGTTATTGGGAAGATGCAGCAGCAACGGTAGCGGTATCCGATCCTACAGCAATAGATGCCGGCGGCACATATTATATTATGAATTCAGTTAATGGTTGTGCAGCTATGGAAGCAGTAAATGTAACTATAAATGCGAGTCCTACTTTTGTAAGTATCAGTAATAACAGCCCGATATGTTCAGGAGAAACGGCAACGTTTTATGTAGAAGGAACAGCAAATGCTTATGTAGCGTATACAATTGACGGAGGAAGCAGCACACAAGTACAGTTAGATACATCAGGTCAGGGTAGTATTTCGGTTAACAATGCTACATCAGATGTAGTAGTAAATATAATATCTATAGATAATGGTTGTACGGTAGTAGTCGGTCAGAACAGTACGGTAACCGTTAATCCTCTGCCAAGTATTACCTCTGTGACTAATGACGGTCCGGTATGTGAGGGAACCTCGGGTAGTTTTACCATTACAGGAACTCCGGGATCAGAGGTAGAGTATACCTTAAACGGAACCCCGGGTAGTGTAACATTATCATCATCAGGGACAGGAAGTGTACCGGTAGCTAATGTAACGGTAGATCAAAACTTGGAGTTGAGTATGATAACCAACCTTTCAACTACGTGTTCAAGTACGGTAGGAAACAGCAGTACATTATCAGTATTGCCTTTACCGACAGCAAGTATCAGTGCGCAAAGCAGTGCAGTTTGTTTAAACGGAGCAACGTTCTTGGATTTTAGCGGAACACCAAATGCAACAATAGAATTTACAGACGGAGCATCAACCTATCAGGTACAATTAGATGCGTCAGGAAGTTATACGAATTGGGCAACCCCTGACTTAACAGTAGATACGACTTACACTTTAGTAAGTGTAACATCTTTAACGACACCTGCTTGTGTACAACCGTTAGGAGATAATGTAACGATAACGATCAATCCGACACCATCTATTAGTGATTTGGTATATTCCGATCAGATCTGTAACGGAACATCAACAGATATCTCCTTTACATTAAACAATACAACGTCGTACTATTGGAGTGCAACGATTGTGAATATTGACAATACCACTTATGTACAAGGCGGAGATGAAACCGTAGCGATCAACCAGGTAGTGAACCTACAAGATTTATTGGAGGTAGGTTACATTACGGTTCAGATTACACCGGTATTAAGTGGAGGTAGTTGTTCAGGAATAGAAGAAGAATTTACCATACAGGTAAATCCGATGCCTGATCCGGCAAATATCGACATTAACATAGCCTCAGTATCTGTATGTAGCGGAGATGTGGTAGAGGTTAATATCTCAGGTCTTCCTACAGGTATGGACTTCAACTGGGTAGCACAAACCAGCGGATTGAGTACAACAGGTTCCACCAGCGGAACAACAGACAGTACGATCTCATTACCGTTTACGGTGAATGATCCTATGCAGTCCGGAACAGTATACTTTGAGATTACCCCTGTTTTAGGGACTTGTGTAGGTCCTGTGATCGTGAGCGATACCATAACAGTAAATCCGATACCGGGTAGTATTTTAGAGCCAACAGTAGCACCTGAGATCTGTAGCGGAGAGATTGTTTATGACGATCTGGATATTTATGTAGGTTATCCGAATATAACAGGTGTAGAGGTTTACTGGGAAGTACAGGATGCCGTAGGCGTAACAGGAGCTTTACCGGGTAATACGAATGTATTGCCTGCAGAAATACCTGATCAGTTGTTTACAACAAGCGATAGTCAGGGATATGTGATCTACAAAGTCTGGACACAGTTAGGTAGTTGTATGGGCGAGATCAAATACATTACGGTTTATGTTAACCCATTGCCTGAACCGGTATTAGAAGACAGTGCCATTTGTGTGGAACAGGTGAGCGGTGTGGTTTATCAGACCACGATATTGAATGCAGGAGATTTCAGTGGCGGTAACTATCAGTTTGAATGGTTTATGGATGATGGAAGTGGTCCTGTATCAGTAGCAACGTTATCTAATGATTCAACGTTAGAGGTATCAGAGGCAGCGAGTTATTATGTAGTGGTAACGAATCTGGACACGAATTGTGAAGGGATCTCCAATACTGTAGTAGTAGAGGAGACCAATCCTGCGACAAATATAGTGACTACGGTAACGGATGCCTTTACGGATAGTGCAACGGTAGTGGTAACGGTATCCGGAGGAAATAACGGAGATTACCTGTATCAGTTGGATGAGGAATCGTTACAATCGAGCAATGTGTTTACCGGAGTAAGCTCGGGAGAACATCAGATCACGGTAGTGGATACACAAGGCTGTACCTTCTTACAGGATACGGTAACGGTGATAGACTATCCTAAGTATTTTACACCGAATGGAGACGGAATACATGATACTTGGAATATTGTTGGATTAAATGCCACAGATAATACAAAAATTTATATCTTTGACCGTTATGGTAAATTGATAAAACAAATAAGTCCTGAAGGCGAAGGTTGGGATGGGACTTACAATGGACATCCTCTACCGTCAACAGATTATTGGTTTTCTGTTGAATATCTAGAAAATCAAGTAGTTAAAGAATTTAAAGCGCATTTTTCATTAAAACGATAA
- a CDS encoding gamma carbonic anhydrase family protein gives MLIKEVNGKYPQIPEDCFVAENATIVGDVVLGEKCSIWFNAVVRGDVNTIIIGDKVNIQDGAVIHCTYQKHPTVIGNNVSIGHNAIVHGCEVKDNVLIGMGAIVMDNCVIESNSIVAAGSVVTQNTVVESGTIYAGVPAKKVKDINASDFAGEIERISNNYVMYSSWFKEE, from the coding sequence ATGTTGATAAAAGAAGTAAACGGGAAATATCCTCAAATTCCGGAAGATTGTTTTGTAGCAGAGAATGCAACTATTGTCGGGGATGTTGTTTTAGGGGAAAAGTGTAGCATCTGGTTTAATGCCGTGGTTAGGGGAGATGTTAACACTATAATTATTGGAGACAAAGTAAATATTCAGGATGGAGCAGTTATTCATTGTACCTATCAGAAGCACCCTACAGTTATAGGAAATAATGTGTCTATCGGGCATAATGCCATTGTGCATGGCTGTGAGGTTAAAGATAATGTCTTGATCGGCATGGGAGCCATAGTTATGGACAATTGTGTCATAGAAAGCAATTCTATTGTTGCTGCGGGTTCAGTTGTTACTCAAAATACAGTTGTGGAATCGGGTACTATTTATGCCGGAGTTCCTGCTAAGAAAGTGAAAGACATCAATGCCAGTGATTTTGCAGGCGAGATCGAACGAATTTCAAATAATTATGTCATGTATTCCTCTTGGTTTAAGGAGGAGTAA
- the murI gene encoding glutamate racemase, with protein MDENKQPIGFFDSGVGGTSIWKEVNALLPHENTIYLADSKNAPYGLKSKEEIIALSIKNTEFLLEQNCKLIVVACNTATTNAIDELREKFSVPFIGIEPAIKPAALQSETHKIGILATKGTLNSELFHEKAKTYTDVQIIEQIGHGLVQLIENGDMDSPEMAELLENYLQPMIEQNIDYLVLGCSHYPYLIPQIRKIIPSKITIIDSGEAVAKQTKNILAQQSMLNNSTEPGNNAFYSNSDIEVLRTILNKKEKVFYLDF; from the coding sequence ATGGACGAGAATAAACAACCTATCGGCTTTTTTGATTCCGGAGTGGGCGGAACATCAATTTGGAAAGAAGTTAACGCACTTTTACCTCATGAGAACACTATTTACCTAGCCGATAGTAAAAATGCTCCATATGGCTTAAAATCCAAAGAAGAGATCATAGCTTTAAGCATTAAGAATACCGAATTTTTATTAGAACAAAACTGTAAGCTCATTGTAGTCGCTTGTAATACGGCTACAACAAATGCTATAGATGAATTGAGAGAAAAGTTCTCCGTACCGTTTATAGGTATAGAACCGGCTATAAAGCCAGCTGCACTACAATCTGAAACCCACAAGATCGGAATATTAGCTACTAAAGGAACTCTCAATAGCGAACTATTTCACGAAAAAGCTAAAACCTATACGGATGTTCAAATTATTGAGCAAATAGGTCATGGTTTGGTCCAACTCATAGAAAACGGAGATATGGATTCACCTGAAATGGCTGAATTATTAGAGAACTATCTTCAACCAATGATAGAACAGAATATAGACTATCTGGTTTTAGGATGTAGTCATTACCCTTATTTAATTCCTCAGATCAGAAAAATCATTCCGTCAAAAATCACGATAATTGATTCCGGAGAAGCTGTTGCAAAACAAACCAAAAACATTCTGGCTCAGCAAAGCATGTTGAATAATTCTACCGAACCAGGTAATAATGCTTTCTACAGCAATAGTGACATTGAGGTACTCCGGACAATATTAAACAAAAAGGAAAAAGTCTTTTATTTAGATTTCTAA